The following are encoded in a window of Gramella sp. MT6 genomic DNA:
- the traM gene encoding conjugative transposon protein TraM yields MKIEKNKVVFASVLAVVLIFITAYTYMVYSEDENETENLDQTTVPKLEGEEKEYESKLDAINALKEIRETNAPSIYDESLIDTAGYYDPELSERVKQRMIDSIYELGSLRSEKLNQQWQQEEIIKPEITLNDPEEQINAEIKQPLSARELGLEHLLFFSSNPAPIVGMDNPNTNNWIYAEVDGTQVVKKNSRLRMRLSEDAKIAGRIYTKNSLVYGFISFQPNRALIEIEHIDHQPVKLRAFDLQDGSEGIYIENSMRAEATREVVDDLIQDINIAGVPQVSGIKNVFQRNNRNIRVTVTNNYKLILKPN; encoded by the coding sequence ATGAAAATTGAAAAGAACAAGGTGGTTTTTGCCAGTGTACTGGCCGTAGTACTCATTTTCATAACCGCCTATACCTACATGGTATACTCTGAAGATGAAAATGAAACTGAAAACCTGGATCAAACAACAGTTCCCAAATTAGAGGGCGAAGAGAAAGAATATGAATCAAAATTAGATGCCATTAATGCGCTTAAGGAGATAAGAGAAACCAATGCACCCAGTATTTATGATGAAAGCCTGATAGATACCGCCGGTTATTATGATCCTGAACTTAGTGAACGTGTAAAACAAAGGATGATCGATAGCATTTATGAGCTGGGAAGCCTGAGAAGCGAGAAGCTGAACCAGCAATGGCAGCAGGAAGAAATCATCAAACCTGAAATTACCCTGAATGACCCTGAGGAACAAATCAATGCTGAAATAAAACAACCCCTCTCTGCCCGGGAACTGGGGCTTGAACATCTGCTTTTCTTTAGCTCGAACCCTGCTCCTATAGTGGGAATGGACAACCCGAATACCAATAACTGGATCTATGCTGAAGTGGACGGTACCCAGGTGGTAAAAAAGAATTCCAGGTTACGTATGCGGCTTAGCGAGGATGCAAAAATAGCTGGGCGGATTTATACAAAAAATAGCCTGGTATATGGCTTTATCAGCTTTCAGCCTAACCGTGCCCTTATCGAAATTGAACACATAGATCACCAGCCGGTAAAACTCAGGGCTTTTGACCTGCAGGACGGTAGCGAAGGCATCTATATAGAAAACAGTATGAGAGCCGAGGCCACCCGGGAAGTAGTTGATGATCTAATCCAGGATATCAATATCGCCGGTGTACCCCAGGTGAGCGGGATCAAAAATGTCTTCCAGCGTAATAACCGGAACATCAGGGTAACGGTCACCAATAATTATAAACTCATTTTAAAACCTAACTAA
- a CDS encoding conjugal transfer protein TraK, whose protein sequence is MKTAYRNIYSVLKLNRLVVISVVILAMVSSGFSGWMVYNIYKEAINSSFAVNTDGSVIPLKWVKQKENMEVEALAHLELFHTYFYNIDASNYKSNLDKALWLGNSSVDDLYRQKKADGVYNRLIQYSLVQKVLSIESEVDLSVEPYLFRTKTIFEINRGTITDTYELISTGNIILVDRNYPNNTHGFLITNYFEESLKKLNYEN, encoded by the coding sequence ATGAAAACAGCTTACCGAAATATCTATTCAGTTTTAAAATTAAACCGGCTGGTAGTGATTAGTGTAGTGATCCTTGCCATGGTTTCCAGCGGATTCTCTGGCTGGATGGTCTATAATATTTACAAGGAAGCCATCAACAGTTCTTTCGCGGTTAATACAGACGGATCTGTAATTCCATTAAAATGGGTAAAGCAAAAAGAAAATATGGAAGTAGAAGCATTGGCCCACCTGGAACTCTTTCATACCTACTTCTATAATATAGATGCCAGTAATTATAAAAGCAACCTGGATAAGGCTCTCTGGCTGGGTAACAGCTCAGTAGATGATCTTTACCGCCAGAAAAAAGCCGATGGGGTCTATAACCGGCTCATTCAGTATTCCCTGGTTCAGAAAGTACTGAGCATAGAATCTGAAGTTGACCTGTCGGTGGAACCCTATTTATTCCGAACCAAAACCATTTTTGAGATCAATCGCGGTACGATCACCGATACCTACGAACTGATCTCGACCGGGAACATCATCCTGGTAGATCGAAATTACCCGAATAATACCCATGGCTTTCTCATCACCAATTATTTCGAAGAATCCTTAAAAAAACTGAATTATGAAAATTGA
- a CDS encoding DUF4878 domain-containing protein, producing the protein MKRLLIIGMLTFLISCSESPKTPVETSQIVVESFYQRNNGQLEEYTTLGLYNSYMAVQEQMTNGKNGSSNFKVVKDTIYGDTAWVKFNSAYADRPETFKLIKQNGKWKVTETGLRERSPF; encoded by the coding sequence ATGAAACGACTTCTTATAATAGGAATGCTGACTTTCCTTATCTCTTGTAGCGAAAGCCCCAAAACACCGGTAGAAACTTCCCAAATCGTGGTGGAAAGCTTTTACCAGCGAAACAATGGACAGTTGGAGGAGTATACCACTCTCGGTCTTTATAACTCTTATATGGCCGTCCAGGAACAGATGACCAATGGCAAAAATGGAAGCTCGAACTTCAAGGTTGTCAAAGACACCATCTATGGTGATACTGCCTGGGTAAAGTTTAATTCTGCCTATGCCGACCGGCCGGAGACTTTTAAACTGATCAAGCAGAATGGCAAATGGAAGGTAACTGAAACCGGTTTACGGGAACGGAGTCCATTTTAA
- a CDS encoding DUF4138 domain-containing protein, with protein sequence MKTLLITQILFLPFLAGNIFAQATISSRPSSHVLDTIFANDSKNVALFFPAPIRQGITGSENFVFTYNREKEQNFGLLQAQPGDESNLLIISSSGAVFSYIVAYKNQLERLNYFISEDQRIGSLRPANEDTLQTKVTAQKAGNIDTYFKRFSEFLIGRNQRIGRIKKRQNGISLSVENIVFQKEALYFVVEIDNGSTLDYDLDFLKFYTQTRKQGKKKSIQKLEIEPLYVYRLPVMIPEQQSRRMVFVVPKFSLANDKQLLVELKELNGERAVELIVKPRFINNPN encoded by the coding sequence ATGAAGACTTTATTAATAACCCAAATCCTTTTTTTGCCCTTTCTTGCTGGAAATATATTTGCCCAGGCAACAATTTCCAGCCGACCAAGTAGTCACGTCTTGGATACCATTTTCGCCAATGATTCCAAGAATGTGGCCCTGTTCTTCCCTGCCCCTATCAGGCAGGGAATTACGGGATCAGAAAACTTTGTATTTACCTATAACCGGGAAAAAGAACAGAATTTTGGTCTGCTACAGGCCCAGCCGGGAGATGAAAGTAATTTGCTCATTATCAGCAGTAGTGGCGCGGTTTTTTCGTATATTGTAGCTTATAAAAATCAGCTCGAAAGGCTGAATTATTTTATCTCCGAAGATCAACGTATTGGCAGTTTAAGACCTGCCAATGAGGATACTCTCCAAACGAAGGTAACGGCACAAAAGGCCGGGAATATAGATACTTATTTTAAAAGATTTAGTGAATTTTTAATTGGTAGAAACCAGCGAATAGGCAGGATCAAAAAGCGACAAAACGGTATTAGTCTAAGTGTAGAAAATATCGTTTTCCAGAAGGAAGCCCTGTATTTTGTAGTTGAGATCGATAATGGCTCAACGCTGGATTATGACCTGGACTTTTTAAAGTTCTATACCCAGACCAGGAAACAGGGAAAGAAGAAATCCATTCAAAAGCTGGAAATAGAACCGCTTTATGTGTACAGGCTTCCGGTGATGATCCCGGAACAGCAAAGCAGGAGAATGGTATTTGTAGTTCCAAAATTCTCCCTGGCCAATGACAAACAATTGCTAGTGGAACTCAAAGAACTCAACGGGGAGCGTGCTGTAGAATTAATTGTAAAACCCCGTTTTATTAATAACCCTAATTGA